A stretch of Phoenix dactylifera cultivar Barhee BC4 chromosome 16, palm_55x_up_171113_PBpolish2nd_filt_p, whole genome shotgun sequence DNA encodes these proteins:
- the LOC103710193 gene encoding methylmalonate-semialdehyde dehydrogenase [acylating], mitochondrial isoform X2 has translation MLRSSLHRATAFRPWRSPAATLGILRFSTSAAESPSHGAPPPRVRNLIGGEFLESQSEALIDVINPATQEVVSRVPLITNEEFKAAVSAAKSAFPKWRNTPVTARQRIMFKLQELIRRDMDKLALNITTEQGKTLKDAQGDVFRGLEVVEHACGMATLEMGEFVSNVSTGIDTYSIREPLGVCAGICPFNFPAMIPLWMFPIAVTSGNTFILKPSEKDPGAAMMLAELAMEAGLPDGVLNVVHGTNDVVNNICDDEDIKAISFVGSNTAGMHIYARASAKGKRVQSNMGAKNHAIIMPDATVDATLDALVAAGFGAAGQRCMALSTVVFVGGSKPWEDELIKRAKALKVNAGIQPGADLGPVISRQAKDRICRLIQGGIESGARVVLDGRDIVVPGYADGNFVGPTILADVTSHMECYKEEIFGPVLLLMQADSLQEAIHTVNSNKYGNGASIFTTSGDSARKFQNDIEAGQVGINVPIPVPLPFFSFTGSKASFAGDLNFYGKAGVQFYTQIKTVTQQWKDSPSQGVSLAMPTSQR, from the exons ATGTTACGGTCGTCGCTCCACCGAG CTACTGCTTTCCGGCCATGGAGATCGCCGGCCGCCACCCTCGGTATCCTCCGCTTCTCGACCTCGGCCGCAGAGTCTCCGAGTCACGGGGCCCCTCCT CCAAGAGTGCGGAATCTCATCGGGGGGGAATTCTTGGAATCCCAATCTGAAGCTTTGATCGATGTCATAAACCCA GCTACGCAAGAGGTGGTCTCTAGGGTTCCGCTAATTACTAACGAGGAGTTCAAAGCTGCAGTGAGTGCAGCGAAGAGTGCTTTCCCAAAATGGAGGAACACACCCGTCACCGCGAGGCAGCGGATCATGTTCAAGCTCCAAGAACTCATCCGGAGGGACATG GATAAGCTTGCCTTGAATATTACCACTGAACAAGGAAAGACGCTCAAGGATGCCCAGGGTGATGTTTTTCGTGGCTTAG AGGTGGTGGAGCATGCTTGTGGAATGGCTACTCTTGAGATGGGCGAGTTCGTTTCCAATGTTTCAACTGGTATTGATACATATAGCATTAGGGAGCCACTTGGCGTGTGTGCAGGGATATGTCCGTTTAATTTTCCTGCAATGATTCCATTATGG ATGTTCCCTATCGCAGTTACGTCTGGCAACACCTTCATTCTAAAGCCATCAGAGAAAGATCCAG GGGCAGCCATGATGCTTGCAGAGCTAGCAATGGAGGCTGGTTTACCTGATGGAGTCTTAAATGTTGTTCATGGTACCAAT GACGTAGTTAATAATATCTGCGATGATGAAGACATTAAGGCTATATCATTTGTTGGTTCAAACACG GCTGGGATGCATATATATGCCAGAGCTTCTGCTAAGGGAAAACGTGTTCAG TCAAACATGGGTGCAAAGAACCATGCAATCATCATGCCTGATGCAACTGTAGATGCTACTTTAGATGCGTTGGTTGCTGCTGGTTTTGGTGCTGCGGGGCAAAGGTGCATGGCACTCAGTACTGTAGTTTTTGTTGGAGGCTCAAAACCATG GGAGGACGAACTTATTAAACGTGCCAAAGCACTGAAGGTAAATGCAGGAATTCAGCCTGGGGCAGACCTTGGTCCAGTGATCAGTAGACAG GCAAAGGACCGCATTTGCAGATTGATCCAAGGTGGCATTGAAAGTGGGGCTAGAGTTGTGCTTGATGGCAGGGACATTGTG GTTCCTGGTTATGCAGATGGGAACTTTGTCGGTCCTACCATTCTGGCTGATGTTACAAGTCATATGGAGTGTTATAAG GAGGAAATTTTTGGACCAGTTCTCCTTTTGATGCAG GCTGACAGTCTACAAGAGGCTATCCATACAGTCAATAGTAACAA GTATGGGAATGGAGCTTCCATATTTACTACGTCAGGTGATTctgcaagaaaatttcagaatgatATTGAGGCTGGCCAG GTTGGCATTAATGTGCCGATTCCAGTGCCACTGCCATTCTTCTCCTTCACCGGATCCAAGGCTTCTTTTGCTGGAGATCTAAATTTTTACG GCAAGGCAGGCGTGCAGTTCTACACTCAGATCAAAACGGTGACTCAACAGTGGAAGGATTCACCAAGCCAGGGGGTGTCACTGGCAATGCCCACATCACAGAGATAA
- the LOC103710193 gene encoding methylmalonate-semialdehyde dehydrogenase [acylating], mitochondrial isoform X1, with the protein MLRSSLHRGTTAFRPWRSPAATLGILRFSTSAAESPSHGAPPPRVRNLIGGEFLESQSEALIDVINPATQEVVSRVPLITNEEFKAAVSAAKSAFPKWRNTPVTARQRIMFKLQELIRRDMDKLALNITTEQGKTLKDAQGDVFRGLEVVEHACGMATLEMGEFVSNVSTGIDTYSIREPLGVCAGICPFNFPAMIPLWMFPIAVTSGNTFILKPSEKDPGAAMMLAELAMEAGLPDGVLNVVHGTNDVVNNICDDEDIKAISFVGSNTAGMHIYARASAKGKRVQSNMGAKNHAIIMPDATVDATLDALVAAGFGAAGQRCMALSTVVFVGGSKPWEDELIKRAKALKVNAGIQPGADLGPVISRQAKDRICRLIQGGIESGARVVLDGRDIVVPGYADGNFVGPTILADVTSHMECYKEEIFGPVLLLMQADSLQEAIHTVNSNKYGNGASIFTTSGDSARKFQNDIEAGQVGINVPIPVPLPFFSFTGSKASFAGDLNFYGKAGVQFYTQIKTVTQQWKDSPSQGVSLAMPTSQR; encoded by the exons ATGTTACGGTCGTCGCTCCACCGAGGTA CTACTGCTTTCCGGCCATGGAGATCGCCGGCCGCCACCCTCGGTATCCTCCGCTTCTCGACCTCGGCCGCAGAGTCTCCGAGTCACGGGGCCCCTCCT CCAAGAGTGCGGAATCTCATCGGGGGGGAATTCTTGGAATCCCAATCTGAAGCTTTGATCGATGTCATAAACCCA GCTACGCAAGAGGTGGTCTCTAGGGTTCCGCTAATTACTAACGAGGAGTTCAAAGCTGCAGTGAGTGCAGCGAAGAGTGCTTTCCCAAAATGGAGGAACACACCCGTCACCGCGAGGCAGCGGATCATGTTCAAGCTCCAAGAACTCATCCGGAGGGACATG GATAAGCTTGCCTTGAATATTACCACTGAACAAGGAAAGACGCTCAAGGATGCCCAGGGTGATGTTTTTCGTGGCTTAG AGGTGGTGGAGCATGCTTGTGGAATGGCTACTCTTGAGATGGGCGAGTTCGTTTCCAATGTTTCAACTGGTATTGATACATATAGCATTAGGGAGCCACTTGGCGTGTGTGCAGGGATATGTCCGTTTAATTTTCCTGCAATGATTCCATTATGG ATGTTCCCTATCGCAGTTACGTCTGGCAACACCTTCATTCTAAAGCCATCAGAGAAAGATCCAG GGGCAGCCATGATGCTTGCAGAGCTAGCAATGGAGGCTGGTTTACCTGATGGAGTCTTAAATGTTGTTCATGGTACCAAT GACGTAGTTAATAATATCTGCGATGATGAAGACATTAAGGCTATATCATTTGTTGGTTCAAACACG GCTGGGATGCATATATATGCCAGAGCTTCTGCTAAGGGAAAACGTGTTCAG TCAAACATGGGTGCAAAGAACCATGCAATCATCATGCCTGATGCAACTGTAGATGCTACTTTAGATGCGTTGGTTGCTGCTGGTTTTGGTGCTGCGGGGCAAAGGTGCATGGCACTCAGTACTGTAGTTTTTGTTGGAGGCTCAAAACCATG GGAGGACGAACTTATTAAACGTGCCAAAGCACTGAAGGTAAATGCAGGAATTCAGCCTGGGGCAGACCTTGGTCCAGTGATCAGTAGACAG GCAAAGGACCGCATTTGCAGATTGATCCAAGGTGGCATTGAAAGTGGGGCTAGAGTTGTGCTTGATGGCAGGGACATTGTG GTTCCTGGTTATGCAGATGGGAACTTTGTCGGTCCTACCATTCTGGCTGATGTTACAAGTCATATGGAGTGTTATAAG GAGGAAATTTTTGGACCAGTTCTCCTTTTGATGCAG GCTGACAGTCTACAAGAGGCTATCCATACAGTCAATAGTAACAA GTATGGGAATGGAGCTTCCATATTTACTACGTCAGGTGATTctgcaagaaaatttcagaatgatATTGAGGCTGGCCAG GTTGGCATTAATGTGCCGATTCCAGTGCCACTGCCATTCTTCTCCTTCACCGGATCCAAGGCTTCTTTTGCTGGAGATCTAAATTTTTACG GCAAGGCAGGCGTGCAGTTCTACACTCAGATCAAAACGGTGACTCAACAGTGGAAGGATTCACCAAGCCAGGGGGTGTCACTGGCAATGCCCACATCACAGAGATAA